A genomic stretch from Bacillus sp. N1-1 includes:
- a CDS encoding ABC transporter substrate-binding protein, whose protein sequence is MKTKKWLSATVVSSFLIGAMLTGCSSGEESGNESSDGKTVVEMSGWGASPEEQELLEETLASFEEEHPDIDVEFQTISDQYMDVMKTRLIGGEAADVFYLDASEAPGLMSKGVLEPLDEYVTDDFDVDDFEQPLVDAFKQDGKTYGFPKDFSTLALFYNKKAFEEAGLTEPPKTMEELREYAKKLTVDEDGDGKPEQYGLGLAKELARQFYKLDSYGAKLVDKDGNAAFASKEAIEALQPVVDQYRNDKTSALPSDVGAGWGGEMFGQGEAAMVIEGNWAVPFLENNFADLEFGTAEVPTIKGEQATAAFPVAYVMNKESEKKDAAWELISYLTGKEGMKIWTSKGFALPTRKSVAEELGYADDEIRGALVNGASYAQPWQAGENLPTISNNFDNQFTSALLGEQPLDKALKKAEDTANQEISAGN, encoded by the coding sequence ATGAAAACGAAAAAATGGTTGTCTGCTACTGTTGTCTCTTCCTTCTTAATCGGCGCTATGTTAACTGGTTGTAGTAGTGGTGAGGAGTCTGGAAATGAAAGTTCAGATGGAAAGACTGTTGTTGAAATGAGCGGGTGGGGAGCTAGTCCAGAAGAACAAGAATTACTTGAAGAGACGCTTGCTTCTTTTGAGGAAGAGCATCCAGACATCGACGTAGAGTTCCAAACAATTTCTGATCAGTATATGGATGTCATGAAAACGCGCTTGATTGGCGGAGAAGCTGCGGATGTGTTTTATCTTGATGCTTCTGAAGCACCAGGTCTTATGAGCAAGGGCGTGCTTGAGCCATTAGATGAGTACGTGACAGATGATTTTGATGTAGACGATTTTGAGCAGCCACTCGTAGATGCATTTAAACAAGATGGCAAAACATACGGGTTTCCGAAAGACTTCTCTACCTTAGCGCTTTTTTACAATAAAAAAGCGTTTGAAGAAGCTGGATTAACAGAACCCCCAAAGACTATGGAAGAGCTTAGAGAGTATGCAAAGAAATTGACGGTTGATGAAGATGGTGATGGCAAACCAGAACAATATGGTCTAGGTCTTGCAAAAGAACTTGCACGACAATTCTACAAACTGGATTCTTATGGAGCAAAATTGGTTGACAAAGATGGAAATGCTGCATTTGCAAGTAAGGAAGCGATCGAAGCTCTTCAACCAGTTGTCGATCAATATCGTAACGACAAAACATCAGCGCTACCAAGTGATGTAGGTGCTGGCTGGGGCGGAGAGATGTTTGGACAGGGTGAAGCTGCTATGGTGATTGAAGGAAACTGGGCAGTGCCCTTCCTTGAAAATAACTTCGCTGACCTTGAATTTGGAACAGCAGAAGTTCCAACGATTAAAGGTGAACAGGCTACGGCCGCCTTCCCAGTTGCTTATGTTATGAACAAAGAGTCAGAGAAAAAAGACGCTGCATGGGAGCTGATTTCCTACCTTACAGGGAAAGAAGGGATGAAGATTTGGACGAGTAAAGGCTTCGCGCTTCCAACGAGAAAATCGGTTGCAGAAGAATTAGGTTATGCAGATGATGAAATTCGCGGTGCCCTCGTGAATGGTGCATCCTATGCGCAACCATGGCAAGCAGGGGAAAACCTACCGACGATTTCCAATAACTTTGATAATCAATTTACAAGCGCTTTGCTTGGAGAACAACCTCTTGATAAAGCTCTGAAGAAAGCAGAAGATACAGCTAACCAGGAAATTAGTGCTGGAAATTAA
- a CDS encoding sugar ABC transporter permease has protein sequence MGPAIFVIGIFILIPIFYAIFLSFNKVELLGGTSYQFTGLDNFLRMEVDSRALISLKNTAEYVAIVVPIQTFLALILAAVLNSDIKGKNLFRIIFFLPTVTSSAVLTLIFMWMYNPDGLINHVLAFVNLPTYNWLADPAIALKSIMIMNIWATAPFFMIIYLAAMQDISDSIYEAATIDGANWWQKFFKITIPMLKPVTFFVVVMSVIGTFQLFDQSYIFSGGSGGPNNSTLTIVLLIYQYAFKLLDMGYASALAVVLAIIILVVTLIQRKFFAEEKLHD, from the coding sequence ATGGGGCCGGCAATTTTTGTGATTGGCATTTTCATCTTAATCCCTATTTTTTACGCTATTTTTCTCTCATTTAATAAAGTGGAACTTCTTGGTGGGACAAGCTATCAATTTACTGGACTGGACAATTTCTTAAGGATGGAAGTTGACAGCAGGGCATTGATTTCACTGAAGAATACAGCAGAATATGTGGCAATCGTCGTGCCAATTCAGACATTTCTAGCCCTTATCCTCGCAGCTGTATTAAATTCAGATATTAAAGGGAAAAATTTGTTTCGTATTATTTTTTTCCTACCAACCGTTACGTCATCAGCTGTCCTAACCCTTATTTTCATGTGGATGTATAATCCAGATGGGTTAATCAATCATGTGCTAGCATTCGTAAATCTCCCAACCTATAACTGGCTAGCTGATCCAGCGATCGCCTTGAAATCGATTATGATTATGAACATTTGGGCGACGGCTCCATTTTTCATGATCATTTATTTAGCAGCCATGCAAGATATTTCAGATTCAATCTACGAAGCGGCAACGATCGACGGAGCAAATTGGTGGCAGAAATTCTTTAAAATTACCATTCCAATGTTGAAACCTGTGACATTCTTTGTGGTAGTTATGTCTGTGATTGGGACATTTCAATTGTTTGACCAATCATATATTTTCTCAGGTGGATCAGGTGGGCCAAATAACTCGACGCTAACCATTGTGCTATTAATCTACCAATATGCCTTTAAACTATTAGATATGGGGTATGCCTCGGCACTTGCAGTCGTGTTAGCCATCATTATCTTGGTGGTTACACTGATACAGAGGAAATTCTTTGCCGAAGAAAAACTACATGATTAG
- a CDS encoding carbohydrate ABC transporter permease, producing the protein MKKKKGFSKPLLYTVLIIYAVITFIPFIWAISSSFKPLPEIVSGELSLIPKDFTLDNYTELFKQEPLFFRWMLNSLFVTGSMVILNLIFNSMAGYALARIKFSGQKVWFFLILAVLMIPGQVTMIPSYLILKSFGWLNTYQGLIVPGMVNATFIFMMRQFFINFPKELEEAAQMDGLSRIGTFFRIVLPLAKPALAAQAVFTFMAGWNDFMRPLIVMSDKEMFTLTLGLNAFKGQYISFWNYIMAASTLMTIPSLLIYAFFNRFFIKGVTFTGGK; encoded by the coding sequence TTGAAGAAGAAGAAAGGATTTTCGAAACCTCTTTTATATACGGTCTTAATCATCTACGCGGTTATCACGTTTATCCCATTTATTTGGGCGATCTCTTCCTCTTTTAAACCGCTTCCTGAAATCGTTTCTGGTGAGCTTTCGCTTATCCCAAAGGATTTTACTCTTGATAATTACACGGAACTATTTAAACAGGAGCCTTTGTTTTTTAGATGGATGTTGAATAGTTTGTTTGTAACAGGATCGATGGTAATCCTAAACCTTATCTTTAACTCGATGGCTGGGTATGCATTAGCCCGGATTAAATTCTCAGGTCAGAAGGTCTGGTTCTTTCTTATCCTTGCTGTCCTAATGATTCCTGGACAGGTAACGATGATTCCAAGCTACCTCATTTTGAAATCATTTGGATGGCTTAATACTTATCAGGGATTGATTGTTCCTGGCATGGTGAATGCCACTTTTATTTTCATGATGCGCCAGTTCTTTATTAATTTCCCTAAAGAACTAGAAGAGGCAGCTCAAATGGATGGACTTAGCAGAATCGGAACCTTTTTTAGGATTGTCCTTCCCCTTGCCAAGCCAGCTCTAGCTGCACAGGCTGTTTTTACGTTTATGGCAGGATGGAATGATTTTATGCGCCCTCTTATCGTTATGTCAGATAAAGAGATGTTTACGTTAACGCTCGGGTTAAATGCCTTTAAAGGTCAATACATTAGCTTCTGGAATTACATTATGGCGGCTTCTACGTTGATGACGATCCCCTCTTTATTAATTTACGCTTTCTTTAATCGATTTTTTATTAAAGGAGTTACTTTTACAGGTGGAAAATGA
- a CDS encoding HAMP domain-containing sensor histidine kinase, whose protein sequence is MAVREQLLDYLDQNLESYLIKWKAKIRISDTDVHRDKVEANGILMYRLVQKNIEEAICEEKIISLAHKVAIERAEANVNIGDFIYNVNAGRSVLMKHMTYSNVQLNDLQAILDSINELFDLFSYHAVTEYTKLKENELQEKISFIDETHQEKLSILGQMSSSFVHEFRNPLTAIMGFVKLLQKENPSLNYIDVIDHELQQLNFRIAQFLHVSKKEIDSGLEEWLEVNAIFESIIEFIYPSIVDIDVEIRNDFPEGISIFGQQDKLRQVFLNILMNSLDALKAEGYPRCIRIHGERLHGTIHIHITNNGPKIPMETLDRIFEPFYTTKELGTGIGLYVCQKIIQNHSGNISCQSDENETTFTISLPYLDKNDISNETL, encoded by the coding sequence ATGGCTGTACGAGAGCAACTACTAGACTATCTGGATCAAAATCTGGAAAGCTATCTTATTAAATGGAAAGCGAAAATTCGAATTTCCGATACGGATGTTCACCGAGATAAAGTAGAGGCGAATGGCATTCTTATGTACCGTCTAGTGCAGAAAAACATTGAGGAGGCGATTTGTGAGGAAAAAATCATTTCGCTAGCTCATAAAGTTGCGATTGAGCGAGCTGAAGCAAACGTGAATATTGGCGATTTTATTTACAATGTGAATGCAGGCCGAAGCGTTCTTATGAAGCATATGACCTACTCAAATGTCCAATTGAATGACTTGCAAGCGATTTTAGATTCTATCAATGAACTCTTTGATCTGTTTTCATATCATGCTGTAACAGAATATACGAAGTTAAAAGAAAATGAACTTCAGGAGAAAATTTCTTTTATTGATGAAACGCATCAAGAGAAGCTTTCGATTCTCGGTCAGATGTCTTCTAGTTTCGTACACGAATTTAGAAACCCACTTACAGCAATTATGGGGTTTGTAAAGCTGCTTCAAAAAGAAAACCCTTCATTAAATTATATTGATGTGATAGACCATGAACTTCAGCAGTTAAATTTTCGTATTGCTCAGTTTCTTCATGTCTCGAAGAAGGAAATCGATAGTGGTCTTGAAGAATGGTTAGAAGTGAATGCGATCTTCGAGTCAATTATAGAATTCATTTATCCTAGCATTGTTGACATAGACGTAGAGATTCGAAATGACTTTCCTGAAGGGATTTCTATTTTTGGACAACAGGATAAGTTAAGGCAAGTTTTTCTTAACATTCTCATGAATTCTCTAGATGCTTTGAAGGCTGAAGGTTATCCAAGATGTATACGTATTCACGGTGAACGGTTGCATGGAACAATTCATATTCATATTACGAACAATGGTCCAAAAATCCCGATGGAAACATTGGATCGAATATTTGAACCTTTTTATACAACGAAAGAACTTGGCACTGGAATTGGTCTGTATGTTTGTCAGAAGATCATTCAAAATCATAGCGGCAACATTAGCTGTCAGTCAGATGAAAACGAAACAACTTTTACGATAAGCTTACCCTATCTAGATAAAAACGATATATCGAATGAAACACTTTAA
- a CDS encoding DinB family protein, producing the protein MFRQMEDFVHVWERETAQTGKLLSYLTDESLSKKVAPDHFTLEKLGVHLSQAITFMMSSAGLDLTPLEERESYNAHEIKALYEQTAEGFVRVLQEQWNDEKLSESTTFFGSETTYGSILYLLLQHQTHHRGQMTVLMRQAGLTVPGMVGPSKEEWAAMKG; encoded by the coding sequence ATGTTCCGTCAAATGGAAGATTTTGTTCATGTTTGGGAGCGCGAAACGGCGCAAACTGGTAAACTATTGAGTTATTTAACAGATGAGTCTCTTTCAAAAAAGGTTGCTCCAGATCACTTTACGCTTGAAAAGTTAGGGGTCCACTTATCACAGGCGATCACGTTTATGATGTCTAGTGCTGGACTTGATCTAACTCCTTTAGAAGAACGGGAGTCATACAATGCTCATGAAATTAAAGCGTTATATGAGCAAACGGCTGAAGGTTTCGTCCGTGTGCTACAAGAGCAGTGGAATGATGAAAAATTATCAGAATCAACAACGTTTTTTGGTAGTGAAACAACTTACGGAAGTATTCTGTATTTATTGCTTCAACATCAAACACACCACCGAGGACAAATGACGGTTCTGATGCGTCAAGCAGGTTTAACCGTTCCTGGAATGGTAGGACCATCTAAAGAAGAGTGGGCTGCTATGAAAGGGTAA
- a CDS encoding peroxiredoxin, translating into MDEKQSCSLPNCAQTNDQAPLFRAEAYDPIEKKIKEIDLADYKGKWVILFFYTSDFTFVUPTELAAVAAIYPELQAMNSVVLGISTDSVYAHKVFTEVSPAASKVNYPLVSDRNHRISRDYRVLNEEAGATYRGTVIINPEGVIVSKMMYPVEVGRNAFEILRLMQALQYNKKTGEAVPANWVPGQPGIVRWSKYIGRV; encoded by the coding sequence GTGGATGAAAAGCAATCATGTTCTCTTCCGAACTGTGCGCAAACAAACGATCAGGCTCCTTTATTTCGAGCTGAAGCCTATGATCCGATTGAGAAGAAGATTAAAGAAATCGATCTTGCGGACTATAAAGGAAAATGGGTGATCTTATTTTTCTATACAAGTGATTTTACCTTTGTGTGACCGACAGAACTAGCAGCGGTCGCTGCTATTTATCCAGAGCTTCAAGCTATGAATTCTGTTGTTCTCGGAATTAGTACAGATAGTGTGTATGCCCATAAAGTTTTCACCGAGGTTTCACCAGCCGCCTCTAAAGTGAACTATCCTCTTGTTAGTGATAGGAATCATCGGATTAGTCGAGACTACCGCGTGTTAAATGAAGAAGCGGGTGCAACGTATCGAGGAACAGTTATTATAAATCCAGAAGGCGTAATTGTTTCAAAAATGATGTATCCTGTCGAGGTGGGAAGAAACGCCTTTGAAATTCTTCGTCTCATGCAAGCACTTCAATATAATAAAAAAACGGGAGAAGCAGTGCCGGCAAATTGGGTGCCAGGTCAACCAGGAATCGTTCGTTGGTCAAAGTATATTGGAAGGGTGTGA
- a CDS encoding class I SAM-dependent methyltransferase, protein MNPTKQAKIFDTHAKMYEKRRQKTTIDTKWRHKLLAKADGDILELSAGTGTNFPIYQNISSLTAVDFSMEMVRYAREAAKETRYPCTVLHNDVEKLEFEENTFDTVVSTLSMCSYPHPAYVLEQMAKWCKPGGQVLLFEHGVSTNPLVGKLQKKVDPFLSERIGCHVDRDMLDYVKHSSLHVSRIESHLFGMFHLIFATKREV, encoded by the coding sequence ATGAATCCAACGAAACAAGCTAAAATATTCGATACCCATGCGAAAATGTACGAAAAAAGAAGACAAAAAACGACTATAGATACGAAGTGGCGACACAAGTTATTAGCTAAGGCGGATGGAGACATCCTCGAGCTATCTGCAGGAACAGGAACGAATTTTCCAATCTATCAAAACATTTCCTCGCTCACAGCAGTCGATTTTAGTATGGAAATGGTTCGGTATGCTAGGGAGGCTGCAAAGGAAACGAGGTATCCGTGTACGGTGCTCCATAATGATGTGGAAAAACTAGAGTTTGAAGAAAATACATTTGATACGGTTGTATCAACGTTGTCTATGTGTTCTTATCCACACCCAGCATATGTGTTAGAGCAAATGGCGAAATGGTGTAAACCAGGTGGGCAAGTTTTATTGTTTGAGCATGGCGTGAGCACAAATCCGTTAGTGGGTAAATTACAGAAGAAAGTAGATCCTTTTTTATCGGAAAGGATTGGCTGTCATGTCGACAGAGATATGCTGGATTATGTTAAGCATTCAAGTTTGCACGTGAGTAGAATTGAAAGCCACTTATTTGGCATGTTTCATCTTATCTTTGCAACAAAACGCGAGGTATAG
- the asnB gene encoding asparagine synthase (glutamine-hydrolyzing): MCGFVGVLRTEPGKTDHHNHADFKKRNQIITHRGPDDEGYYTDESISLGFRRLSIIDLESGHQPYHYENKRYWMVFNGEVYNYVELRERLKKEGYSFQTESDTEVVLTLFVHKGEKAFAELRGMFSILIWDKLEKKLVGARDPFGIKPLYYKQTEEEVIFASEKKSITMIDQFEAVNPAALQHYLSFQYVPEPLTMTEGIKKVEPGHYFVKKQHEPIIFKRYFHATFTPITAERNWAKDIQNVLYDSVNMHMRSDVPVGSFLSGGIDSSIIVSMAKKFNPQIKTFSVGFEREGYSEVDVAKETADKLEVPNYSYMISAKEYVQKLPKIMWHMDDPLADPACVPLYFVAREARKHVTVVLSGEGADELFGGYNIYREPDALRLFQPMPGVMKKMVNRVANVLPEGVRGKSFLERGSTPLSERYIGNAKMFEENEKEKLLTTYYQNEHYQKITKPFYQNVKRDNPVNQMQYIDIQTWLRGDILLKADKMTMANALELRVPFLDKEVFRVAREIPVNEKIADGTTKSILRKAARGIVPDHVLDRKKLGFPVPIRHWLRNELYEWAKQLIHVSETDYLIDKTIVIKLLQAHKAEKGDYSRKIWTVLIFMLWHQIFVEGVYSFEELQKEDEIVSKVATYR; encoded by the coding sequence ATGTGTGGTTTTGTTGGGGTATTACGTACAGAACCAGGAAAAACGGATCATCACAATCATGCTGATTTCAAGAAAAGAAATCAAATTATTACGCATAGAGGTCCCGATGATGAGGGCTATTATACAGATGAATCAATTTCTCTTGGTTTTAGAAGATTAAGTATTATCGACCTTGAAAGTGGCCATCAGCCTTATCATTATGAAAATAAGCGCTATTGGATGGTTTTTAATGGTGAAGTTTATAACTATGTTGAACTTCGTGAACGATTAAAGAAAGAAGGCTATTCGTTCCAAACAGAGTCAGACACAGAAGTTGTGCTAACTCTTTTTGTTCATAAAGGAGAAAAGGCATTTGCAGAATTAAGGGGAATGTTTTCAATCCTCATCTGGGACAAGCTTGAAAAGAAGCTAGTTGGTGCTCGTGATCCTTTTGGAATTAAGCCGCTTTATTACAAGCAAACAGAAGAAGAAGTTATTTTTGCTTCTGAGAAAAAAAGCATTACGATGATTGATCAGTTCGAAGCAGTGAATCCGGCAGCTCTTCAGCATTATTTAAGTTTTCAATATGTGCCAGAACCGCTGACGATGACGGAGGGTATTAAAAAAGTCGAACCCGGTCATTATTTTGTGAAGAAACAACATGAACCAATCATATTCAAACGTTATTTCCACGCAACTTTCACACCAATAACAGCAGAACGAAATTGGGCGAAGGATATTCAAAACGTTCTTTATGATTCCGTTAATATGCATATGCGCAGTGATGTTCCAGTAGGTTCTTTCTTATCAGGAGGAATTGACTCATCCATTATCGTTTCCATGGCAAAGAAATTCAATCCGCAAATTAAAACATTTTCTGTTGGATTTGAGCGTGAAGGATACTCTGAAGTTGACGTTGCCAAGGAAACGGCTGATAAGCTTGAGGTTCCTAATTACTCTTATATGATTTCTGCTAAGGAATATGTCCAAAAGCTTCCTAAGATTATGTGGCATATGGATGACCCTCTGGCGGATCCAGCATGTGTGCCTCTTTATTTCGTTGCACGAGAAGCAAGAAAGCATGTGACGGTTGTTTTATCAGGTGAAGGTGCTGATGAGCTTTTTGGTGGATATAACATTTATCGTGAACCCGATGCGCTTCGTCTTTTCCAACCAATGCCTGGTGTTATGAAGAAGATGGTGAATCGTGTTGCGAATGTGTTGCCTGAGGGAGTTCGAGGAAAAAGTTTTCTTGAGAGGGGTTCAACACCACTTTCTGAGCGTTATATCGGAAACGCTAAGATGTTTGAGGAAAATGAAAAGGAAAAACTCCTCACCACTTACTATCAAAATGAGCATTATCAAAAGATCACCAAACCATTTTATCAAAATGTGAAGCGAGACAATCCGGTTAATCAGATGCAATACATCGACATACAAACGTGGTTAAGGGGAGATATCCTTTTAAAAGCGGATAAGATGACGATGGCGAATGCTCTTGAATTACGCGTTCCATTTTTAGATAAAGAAGTGTTTAGAGTGGCGCGGGAAATTCCAGTTAATGAAAAAATAGCAGACGGTACGACAAAATCGATTCTCAGGAAAGCAGCTCGTGGCATTGTGCCGGATCATGTTCTTGACCGAAAGAAACTTGGTTTCCCAGTACCGATTCGACACTGGTTACGAAATGAATTATATGAATGGGCAAAGCAGTTGATTCATGTAAGTGAAACGGATTATTTAATTGATAAAACGATTGTGATAAAGCTTCTTCAAGCACATAAAGCTGAAAAAGGAGATTATTCACGAAAAATATGGACCGTGCTAATCTTTATGCTCTGGCATCAAATTTTTGTAGAAGGCGTTTATTCGTTTGAAGAACTGCAAAAAGAAGATGAGATTGTAAGCAAAGTAGCAACGTATCGGTAA
- a CDS encoding DUF2254 domain-containing protein yields MMKKLLPWQLRKYFEMSRRIRKHELQATLWYMPGLYILGAFVFVAATLYLDLVLELSQYTPNMIRTTAQPTRLLISALIGGILTLSAFTLNSLLVVLTTFSGQFSPRMLLNFVADRTTQHFIGIFHGSFVYVLVVFLFITSKEDEYFVAIPGTTVFLAFVTVVTFIFFINHATSWMQVHNIATNMKEESISIVRETLRNDLEQFRCEDPGDLMEKERETETLITAPDSGYIQLIDFKAMIDEAQKDQIIIKLHNKVGDYVLKGNRFFSYWGAGAERVNVEQYCRHIELGYKETEIQDLKMGMTKLAEIGVKSLGNDDPQTTITVIHQMADLLLEVERDITFTPYLADHEQQVRVVMDAEDFSYYVYRGFGYLRHYAGDNYPIITEIIAALSMVAQSISKDKLDVVWDFAKNSMDHIPKQFIYHLDRDYLLNRLYDLAVFTGHQDDYKPIEKRLLEIEEKHS; encoded by the coding sequence ATGATGAAAAAACTATTACCATGGCAGTTACGAAAATATTTCGAGATGTCAAGGCGAATCCGTAAACATGAACTACAGGCAACGCTCTGGTATATGCCAGGCTTATATATTTTAGGTGCCTTTGTTTTTGTAGCCGCCACTTTATATTTGGATTTAGTTCTCGAACTTTCACAGTACACGCCAAACATGATCCGAACGACAGCACAACCCACCAGGCTACTCATAAGTGCCCTTATTGGCGGAATTTTAACACTAAGCGCCTTTACGCTTAACTCCTTACTCGTTGTTCTTACAACATTTAGCGGACAGTTTTCACCTCGCATGCTACTTAATTTCGTAGCCGATCGAACCACTCAGCACTTTATCGGTATTTTCCACGGAAGCTTTGTTTATGTCCTTGTCGTTTTCTTATTTATTACAAGTAAAGAAGATGAATATTTCGTTGCCATCCCAGGCACGACCGTTTTTCTCGCATTTGTGACGGTTGTTACGTTTATTTTCTTTATCAACCATGCAACAAGTTGGATGCAGGTACATAATATCGCCACAAACATGAAGGAAGAATCGATCTCGATTGTGAGAGAAACACTCAGAAATGACCTTGAACAATTTCGCTGTGAAGACCCAGGCGATCTTATGGAGAAAGAAAGAGAAACCGAAACCCTAATTACAGCTCCCGATTCAGGATACATCCAGCTTATTGATTTTAAGGCGATGATTGATGAAGCTCAAAAAGATCAAATCATTATTAAACTTCATAATAAAGTGGGGGATTACGTATTAAAAGGGAATCGCTTCTTTTCCTACTGGGGAGCTGGTGCCGAGCGAGTGAACGTAGAACAATACTGCCGGCACATTGAACTGGGCTATAAAGAAACCGAAATTCAGGATTTAAAGATGGGAATGACGAAACTTGCTGAAATCGGGGTGAAATCATTAGGGAATGACGACCCTCAAACAACCATTACCGTCATTCACCAAATGGCCGATCTCCTTCTAGAAGTCGAGCGAGACATTACATTTACCCCTTATCTTGCCGATCATGAACAACAAGTAAGAGTTGTCATGGATGCAGAAGATTTTAGTTATTATGTATATCGAGGCTTTGGCTATTTAAGGCATTACGCAGGAGACAATTACCCAATCATAACTGAAATTATCGCTGCCCTTAGCATGGTTGCCCAGTCGATTAGTAAAGATAAGCTTGATGTTGTTTGGGATTTCGCTAAAAATTCGATGGACCATATTCCAAAACAGTTCATATACCATCTCGACCGTGATTACTTGTTAAATCGTCTCTATGACCTCGCCGTCTTTACAGGGCATCAAGATGATTATAAACCAATCGAGAAACGCCTTCTTGAAATTGAAGAAAAGCACTCCTGA
- a CDS encoding CBO0543 family protein: MFEKALLWLLVFLGIGLFIYSLRKPLIKEWLLFFLLTGYFSSIIGVIVVEEGMLTYPVNLFNQHFDSSLTYEYVLFPVLGVYYYQSTFRSGWVGYFGKAAIYSAIITILEFFLEKYTDLIHYETWTWMYTFVSTMLLLVIIRVIVKYLPDVEQQR, from the coding sequence ATGTTCGAAAAAGCATTACTCTGGTTATTAGTTTTTTTAGGAATTGGTTTATTTATTTATAGTCTTCGAAAGCCCCTAATAAAAGAATGGCTTCTCTTTTTTTTACTTACAGGGTATTTTTCTTCGATCATTGGGGTCATTGTTGTCGAAGAAGGGATGCTGACTTATCCTGTCAACTTGTTTAACCAACATTTTGACTCAAGCCTTACATACGAATATGTTTTATTTCCAGTATTGGGCGTGTATTATTACCAATCGACATTTCGTTCAGGATGGGTTGGTTATTTTGGAAAGGCAGCTATTTATTCGGCGATTATTACAATCTTGGAATTTTTTCTCGAAAAATATACAGATCTTATTCACTATGAAACCTGGACATGGATGTATACATTTGTGAGCACCATGTTATTGTTGGTGATTATCAGGGTGATTGTAAAATATTTACCTGATGTGGAACAGCAGAGGTAA
- a CDS encoding DUF3889 domain-containing protein produces the protein MLQKLIFILSVTVLFLVPITVHAEAPSYAKWGKTAIEETTKKYPGQQVTDYRYDGKVFISDVREQYDFEFTLKQNGQSREIRVYVLVNPQKDKLIDVKYDEIEEFQ, from the coding sequence TTGTTACAAAAATTAATCTTTATATTAAGTGTAACGGTCCTTTTTCTTGTCCCAATTACCGTTCATGCGGAAGCTCCTTCTTATGCAAAGTGGGGGAAAACGGCTATTGAGGAAACGACCAAAAAATATCCAGGTCAACAAGTGACTGACTATAGGTATGATGGAAAAGTATTTATCTCTGATGTAAGAGAACAATATGATTTCGAATTTACGTTAAAGCAAAACGGTCAGTCAAGAGAGATTCGCGTGTATGTGCTTGTTAACCCTCAAAAAGATAAGCTGATCGATGTGAAATATGATGAGATAGAAGAATTTCAATAA